The DNA region TGCTGCTGGAGGGCGTGCCGGGGCTGGGCAAGACCGTGCTTCTGCGCACGCTGGCGCAGGCGCTGTCGATGGACTCCACCCGCCTGCAGTGCACGCCCGACCTGCTGCCCGCCGACGTGGTCGGCACCACCGTGCTGGGCGGCGACGGGGCCGCGGGTGGCTGGCAGGCGTCGTTCGAGCCCGGCCCGGTGTTCACGCAGCTGCTGCTGGCCGACGAGCTCAACCGCGCCACCCCCAAGACCCAGTCGGCGCTGCTGGAGGCGATGGCCGAGCGCCGCGTCACCGTGAGCGGCGTCACGCGCGACCTGCCGCGGCCGTTCTTCGTGATGGCGACCCAGAACCCGATCGAGATGGAGGGCACCTACCCGCTGCCGGAGGCCCAGCTCGACCGGTTCATGGCCAAGGTGCTGGTGCCGACCCCGTCGGCCGACGACCTCGTGGAGATCCTGGTGCGCACGACCGGCACCGTCGAGGCGGTCGTGGAGCCGGTCGCCGGCACCGACGACCTGCTGGACGCGATCCGGCTGGTCCGCGAGGTGCCGATGGCCAGCCACGTGCTGCGCCACGTCGCCGAGTTGGTCGAGGCCACCCACCCCGACCGGCCGGCCGCGCCCGAGTCGGTGGTCCGCTACGTCGCCAACGGCGCCTCGCCGCGCGGGGCCCAGTCGCTGGTGCTCTCCGCCAAGGTCCGGGCGCTGTTCGACGGGCGGCTGCAGGCCTCCGTCGACGACGTGCGCGACGCCGCAGCGGCCTGCCTGCGCCA from Egicoccus sp. AB-alg2 includes:
- a CDS encoding AAA family ATPase, giving the protein MEPDRFAQLTADVEAQLRRVIVGQDALVRDVLACLFAGGHVLLEGVPGLGKTVLLRTLAQALSMDSTRLQCTPDLLPADVVGTTVLGGDGAAGGWQASFEPGPVFTQLLLADELNRATPKTQSALLEAMAERRVTVSGVTRDLPRPFFVMATQNPIEMEGTYPLPEAQLDRFMAKVLVPTPSADDLVEILVRTTGTVEAVVEPVAGTDDLLDAIRLVREVPMASHVLRHVAELVEATHPDRPAAPESVVRYVANGASPRGAQSLVLSAKVRALFDGRLQASVDDVRDAAAACLRHRLVLGYEALVAGVDADGVVRAVLDAVPAPRVAA